The following proteins come from a genomic window of Megalobrama amblycephala isolate DHTTF-2021 linkage group LG1, ASM1881202v1, whole genome shotgun sequence:
- the LOC125276118 gene encoding GTPase IMAP family member 4, translating to MDEIIDISEGHGINLSDCPKLRLVLVGVTEAGKSAVGNAILGKKAFDEVGVKTRMSFPCQGLVKGQQVLVVDTPGWEWFNINGSSASVWPVKKEIMRSMSLCQPGAHALLLVVPLSFSFSQRERRAVEEHVELFGPEAWSYSLVLFTILDRKQLRGSTLKQEVKLNVELNRLVENCGGRFHALYSNPKAGEDQVAELLVKITKMMATNGETMLYSEKVLEQAREMEKEVEQRLEEERKKREENIQKVREALKAKELRRSRRRTDQQILDKEEQEDSARDNPSISDKISFLQSCKQQ from the exons GGATTAATCTTTCTGACTGTCCTAAACTGAGATTGGTCCTGGTTGGAGTGACAGAAGCTGGGAAAAGTGCTGTTGGTAATGCCATTCTGGGCAAGAAAGCCTTTGATGAGGTTGGGGTAAAGACTCGAATGAGTTTCCCATGTCAAGGTCTGGTGAAAGGACAGCAGGTGCTTGTGGTTGACACCCCAGGTTGGGAATGGTTCAACATCAATGGCTCCTCTGCATCAGTATGGCCAGTGAAGAAGGAGATAATGAGGAGTATGAGTCTGTGCCAGCCTGGTGCCCATGCCCTGCTGCTGGTGGTACCACTGTCATTCTCGTTCTCCCAGCGTGAGCGCCGTGCTGTGGAGGAACATGTTGAGCTGTTTGGTCCAGAAGCCTGGAGTTACAGTTTGGTGCTCTTCACAATCTTAGACAGAAAACAGTTACGTGGTTCCACCCTAAAGCAAGAAGTGAAGTTGAACGTGGAGCTAAACAGGCTGGTTGAGAATTGTGGAGGGCGTTTTCATGCTCTGTACAGCAATCCCAAAGCAGGTGAGGACCAGGTGGCTGAACTTCTGGTCAAAATCACGAAAATGATGGCTACGAATGGAGAGACAATGCTCTACAGTGAGAAGGTGTTGGAACAGGCCAGAGAAATGGAGAAAGAAGTGGAGCAAAGATTGGAGGAAGAGCGAAAGAAGAGGGAAGAGAACATACAGAAAGTGAGAGAGGCACTGAAGGCAAAGGAGTTAAGAAGGTCGAGGAGGAGAACAGACCAACAGATATTGGACA AGGAGGAACAGGAAGACTCAGCTAGAGACAATCCGTCTATCAGTGACAAAATTAGCTTTCTTCAGAGCTGTAAACAACAGTGA
- the apol gene encoding apolipoprotein L4, with translation MDTREQLQELLSEYVVETLNYIQTVRDFCDKQQKWTLQRETELEKIRDIKDQADKVSLKFDHVKRSENKAKAFGQYLWSGLTQVTADSRLQELEKELGAVLKDTLEGLEKLDHFLDAVEKLTVTSLFVFTGRSFLPKGESPESVRSVITAARMTSPLLIHFKRNAETFFLPSLNNLDVLAFQLDKYIRITEQICEKMEKKSKSFLWIEDTYKCKKAQPVVKFNLILSEDSMQKMLDHLKQLCKIRMDQHTKLTFIFQDHALHFIGLFSKCHSRMEKFLSDLEESAVQLDKMKMGASISTVAGSSVGIAGGVLSIVGLALAPVTAGVSLALTLTGVGLGVTSGVNSMVTGITEAAVNSHHGKNAQNIFQRYMDDVGKILDCLEQASSEERVEEPDVVDMFKAGKLIARAGGVAKGIDALVDAASAVKILKTEEVIATAAKVGLQEAQSARSIPKLAADLPDIGQLAKGTPLALSKSARAGFITLNALFIGLDVLFICKDSISLAKGSKSEASQLIRSRAALWKTELEAWQKIHDSLCIGIWRFRMSQEVLEQPFLP, from the exons ATGGACACCAG ggAACAATTACAGGAGCTCCTATCGGAGTATGTGGTGGAGACACTCAACTACATTCAGACTGTGAGGGACTTCtgtgacaaacaacaaaaatggaCCCTTCAGAGAGAAACAGAGCTGGAGAAGATACGAGACATCAAGGACCAAGCAGACAAAGTCAGTCTTAAGTTTGACCATGTTAAGCGCTCTGAGAACAAAGCCAAGGCTTTTGGGCAATACCTGTGGAGTGGTTTAACTCAGGTCACAGCTGACTCCAGACTCCAGGAACTGGAGAAGGAACTGGGTGCCGTCCTGAAGGACACACTTGAGGGGCTGGAGAAACTTGACCACTTCCTGGATGCAGTGGAAAAGCTCACAGTCACCTCACTGTTTGTCTTCACTGGACGGAGCTTCTTGCCTAAGGGAGAGAGTCCTGAAAGTGTGCGATCGGTCATCACAGCTGCCAGAATGACCTCTCCTCTCCTTATCCACTTCAAACGAAATGCAGAAACCTTCTTCCTTCCTTCACTCAATAACCTGGACGTCCTGGCTTTTCAACTAGACAAATACATACGTATCACAGAACAGATCTGTGAGAAAATGGAGAAAAA ATCCAAGAGTTTTTTGTGGATTGAAGATACATATAA ATGTAAGAAGGCTCAGCCTGTAGTGAAGTTCAACTTGATCTTGAGTGAGGACTccatgcaaaaaatgcttgatCATTTGAAGCAGTTGTGCAAAATAAG GATGGACCAGCACACAAAGCTGACCTTCATTTTTCAGGACCACGCTCTGCACTTCATTGGTTTATTCAGTAAGTGTCACTCTAGAATGGAGAAGTTCCTGTCAGATCTAGAGGAGAGTGCAGTTCAGCTGGACAAGATGAAGATGGGGGCCAGTATCTCCACTGTGGCTGGCAGTTCGGTTGGGATAGCAGGGGGTGTTTTGTCCATTGTTGGTCTTGCTCTTGCCCCCGTCACTGCAGGAGTGTCACTCGCTCTCACTCTGACAGGTGTCGGTCTGGGGGTGACCAGTGGGGTCAATAGTATGGTTACAGGCATCACTGAAGCAGCAGTCAACAGTCACCATGGGAAAAATGCACAGAACATTTTCCAGAGATACATGGATGATGTGGGGAAGATTCTAGACTGTCTGGAGCAGGCCAGTAGTGAAGAACGTGTAGAGGAACCTGATGTTGTGGATATGTTTAAAGCAGGAAAGTTGATAGCTCGTGCAGGAGGAGTGGCCAAAGGTATCGATGCCCTGGTAGATGCAGCTTCAGCTGTTAAAATACTCAAAACTGAGGAGGTGATTGCAACTGCAGCCAAGGTTGGGCTCCAGGAGGCACAAAGTGCTCGTAGCATTCCCAAACTGGCTGCAGACCTTCCCGACATTGGGCAGCTGGCGAAAGGGACGCCACTAGCTCTCTCAAAGTCTGCTAGAGCTGGATTCATCACTCTAAATGCCCTCTTTATTGGCTTAGATGTTCTTTTTATTTGCAAAGACAGTATAAGTCTGGCCAAAGGGAGCAAGAGTGAGGCCTCTCAGCTCATCCGCTCCAGAGCAGCTCTGTGGAAAACTGAACTGGAGGCCTGGCAGAAGATCCATGATTCCTTATGCATAGGAATCTGGAGGTTTAGGATGAGTCAGGAAGTGTTGGAGCAACCTTTTCTTCCTTAA